The Shewanella sp. MTB7 genome includes a window with the following:
- the vapB gene encoding type II toxin-antitoxin system VapB family antitoxin codes for MSVASVFINNRTQAVRLPVDSRFPEDVKKVNVRVVGKERILSPIDNTWDSFFLPQTSVTDDFMAERASQEQAERESF; via the coding sequence ATGAGTGTAGCATCAGTTTTTATTAACAACCGAACCCAAGCGGTACGTTTACCCGTTGACAGTCGTTTTCCTGAAGATGTTAAGAAGGTCAACGTCAGAGTCGTAGGTAAGGAGCGGATACTTTCACCGATTGACAATACATGGGATAGTTTCTTCCTGCCACAAACTTCCGTGACAGACGACTTCATGGCAGAACGCGCAAGTCAAGAACAAGCCGAGAGGGAATCGTTCTAA
- a CDS encoding M14 family metallopeptidase: protein MAHSDIYPIGKQGQQWGPEERSIWRAMQSIKRSYFDEVVNKIEPLKANFEVEQYGALSYDVEKYPLFVVKSRDWDDSKPTILVTGGVHGYETSGVQGALRFLETKALSYCDKFNLVVAPCVSPWGYETINRWNPNAVDPNRSFYADSPAEESAGLMAMVASLKMNLHQSLMAHIDLHETTDTDNSEFRPALSARDAVVHDNWNIPDGFYLVGDSENPGDDFQTAIINAVEKITHIAPPDDDGKLIGVPFSQKGVINYATKALSLCTGFSDATYNTTTEVYPDSPRSDGENCILAQVEAITSGLDFIIEDRGL, encoded by the coding sequence ATGGCTCATTCAGATATCTATCCCATAGGTAAACAAGGTCAACAGTGGGGGCCTGAAGAAAGGTCAATTTGGCGCGCTATGCAAAGCATCAAACGCTCATATTTTGATGAAGTGGTGAATAAAATTGAACCATTGAAGGCCAATTTTGAAGTCGAGCAATACGGCGCACTCTCCTATGACGTTGAGAAATATCCCCTGTTTGTAGTTAAGAGCCGTGATTGGGATGACAGCAAGCCAACGATACTCGTCACTGGTGGAGTGCATGGTTATGAAACCAGTGGTGTTCAGGGGGCGTTACGCTTTTTAGAGACTAAAGCATTAAGTTATTGTGATAAGTTTAATCTGGTCGTCGCACCTTGTGTTAGCCCTTGGGGATATGAAACCATTAACCGTTGGAACCCCAATGCCGTCGATCCTAATCGTTCGTTTTATGCTGATAGTCCTGCTGAAGAGTCTGCGGGTTTGATGGCCATGGTCGCCTCACTTAAGATGAATTTGCACCAGAGCTTGATGGCTCATATCGATCTGCATGAAACCACAGATACCGATAATTCAGAGTTCAGGCCTGCATTATCTGCCAGAGATGCGGTAGTGCATGATAACTGGAATATTCCTGATGGTTTCTATCTGGTTGGTGACAGTGAAAACCCAGGTGATGATTTTCAAACGGCAATCATTAATGCGGTGGAAAAGATCACCCATATTGCGCCGCCGGATGACGATGGCAAACTGATTGGTGTGCCTTTTTCACAAAAAGGGGTTATAAACTACGCAACTAAAGCTCTGAGCCTTTGTACCGGCTTTAGTGATGCAACTTACAACACCACCACTGAAGTGTATCCTGATAGCCCTCGCTCAGATGGTGAGAACTGCATTCTTGCTCAAGTTGAAGCAATTACCAGTGGCCTAGATTTTATTATTGAGGATAGAGGGCTTTAA
- the vapC gene encoding type II toxin-antitoxin system tRNA(fMet)-specific endonuclease VapC, with product MLKYMLDTNICIYVIKKKPLEALQAFNLHAGQLCISSITLAELLHGASKSVKPEHNLRIVEDFVSRLDVLNYGAKAASHYGDIRANLERKGTPIGVNDLHISGHARSEALIIVTNNEKEFIRVDGLRVENWV from the coding sequence ATGCTTAAATACATGCTTGATACCAATATTTGTATTTATGTCATCAAGAAAAAACCTTTGGAAGCATTGCAAGCTTTTAACCTTCATGCAGGACAGCTATGTATAAGTTCTATCACGTTAGCTGAACTTTTACACGGAGCATCGAAAAGTGTAAAACCAGAGCATAACTTACGAATTGTAGAAGACTTCGTTTCCCGCCTTGATGTTTTGAATTACGGCGCTAAGGCAGCCTCTCATTATGGTGACATTCGAGCGAATTTAGAGCGGAAAGGCACACCTATAGGAGTAAATGATCTCCACATTAGTGGTCATGCTAGAAGTGAAGCTTTAATCATAGTAACAAACAACGAAAAAGAATTTATTCGTGTAGACGGATTACGAGTTGAAAACTGGGTTTAA
- a CDS encoding transcriptional regulator, whose translation MAEQAREKLSSEQINPDKRTQSVTETRHSNATTTPEMRRFIQGSDLSVSQLAKVLNISEATVRKWRKRDSVTDTSNTPHHLNTTLTPLQEYVVVGLRYQLKTPLDKLLVVTQKYINPNVSRSGLARCLKRYGVSRINGIESPRVPMRYFNQLPITQGSDIQTYTLHYETLAETLALPNTNSDNVLQVVSLTIPPQLTDEESFSILLGIDPDSDWIYLDIYKDGNTQATNRYIANVLKHGPFHLRKLLVRNYHTFLQRFPGAKFSHGPVTEHVETNNQTPDIQAPSGDS comes from the coding sequence ATGGCAGAGCAAGCCCGTGAGAAGCTAAGTTCGGAACAAATAAATCCGGATAAGCGTACGCAAAGCGTAACAGAGACTAGGCACAGCAATGCCACCACCACACCAGAGATGCGTCGATTTATCCAAGGATCGGATCTTAGTGTGTCTCAACTCGCTAAAGTGCTCAACATTAGCGAAGCGACGGTGCGTAAGTGGCGTAAACGTGATTCAGTTACCGATACGTCTAACACTCCCCATCACCTCAATACGACACTGACACCTTTACAAGAGTATGTTGTCGTGGGATTGAGATATCAGTTAAAAACCCCATTAGACAAGTTACTAGTGGTCACTCAAAAGTACATTAACCCTAACGTGTCACGGTCAGGCCTAGCACGCTGCTTAAAACGTTATGGTGTTTCTCGCATTAACGGCATCGAAAGCCCCCGTGTGCCGATGCGTTATTTTAATCAGCTACCGATAACTCAAGGCAGCGATATTCAAACCTATACGCTCCATTACGAAACACTTGCAGAAACTTTGGCCTTGCCAAATACCAATAGTGACAATGTATTACAAGTTGTGTCTTTGACTATTCCACCTCAACTCACCGACGAAGAGTCTTTTTCAATTCTTCTTGGTATCGATCCTGACAGTGATTGGATCTATTTAGATATTTATAAAGATGGCAATACACAAGCCACGAACCGTTATATCGCCAATGTGTTAAAGCATGGGCCGTTTCATCTGCGTAAGTTGCTTGTTCGCAACTACCACACCTTTTTACAGCGTTTTCCTGGCGCCAAGTTTAGTCATGGCCCTGTCACAGAACACGTTGAAACTAACAACCAGACGCCTGATATTCAGGCACCCAGTGGAGACTCATAA
- a CDS encoding leucine-rich repeat-containing protein kinase family protein produces the protein MQTLEQLQSGQLNAVTRLQLAENLSQFPTEVFELADTLEVLDLSNNQLDSLPDDFGCLKKLKILFLSNNRFTQLPSVIANCPKLEMIGFKANQIASVPEHSLPKHTRWLILTDNKLECLPDSMGDLYRLQKLALAGNHLTALPETMANCKRLELARLSANRFTSLPDWLFQLPRLSWLAVAGSPLFAKDSPTDLTESKSIGHVRLMDIELGEQIGEGASGVIYKAKWLAQPQWLDGQPLDIAVKLFKGDVTSDGYPSDELANCLQAGEHTNLIKVVAQIDDGGQLGLVMDLIPSSFANLGLPPSLASCTRDTFAGQTEFSLDTIVNVAKQMSEVMVHLHHNGVSHGDLYAHNTMLEKGMNNGLEQEADSKNSALFGDFGAASNLLLLPTIQREAMESIEVRAFGCLLDDMLTQTKQQNSGSENTHSELFNSLTSLSQVCMQAQFHMRPSFTEITTELQALHHKTQGLADLVV, from the coding sequence TTGCAGACTCTTGAACAACTACAATCCGGACAGCTAAATGCGGTAACTCGACTACAACTTGCTGAAAACTTGTCTCAGTTTCCGACTGAGGTATTTGAACTTGCTGACACCTTAGAGGTACTGGATCTGTCTAATAATCAGCTTGATAGTTTACCGGATGATTTTGGATGTTTAAAAAAGCTTAAAATTTTATTCCTGTCCAATAACCGTTTTACTCAGCTTCCTAGTGTAATTGCCAACTGCCCGAAACTTGAGATGATAGGTTTTAAAGCCAACCAAATTGCCTCGGTGCCTGAGCATTCGCTGCCAAAGCATACTCGCTGGCTCATACTGACGGATAATAAACTAGAGTGCTTACCAGACTCGATGGGCGATCTCTATCGTTTGCAGAAGTTGGCATTGGCAGGGAATCATTTGACTGCACTGCCAGAAACCATGGCTAACTGTAAGCGTTTAGAATTGGCTCGCTTGTCTGCGAATCGATTCACATCTCTGCCTGATTGGTTGTTCCAATTACCCAGACTCTCCTGGTTAGCGGTAGCTGGTAGCCCGCTTTTTGCCAAAGATAGCCCGACAGATCTAACTGAAAGTAAGAGTATCGGCCATGTGAGATTAATGGACATTGAGTTGGGAGAGCAGATAGGTGAGGGCGCATCTGGGGTGATCTATAAGGCTAAATGGTTAGCTCAACCTCAATGGCTTGATGGTCAGCCACTCGATATTGCTGTTAAACTTTTTAAAGGCGATGTGACCAGTGATGGTTATCCTAGTGATGAGTTGGCTAACTGTTTACAAGCGGGGGAGCATACAAATCTAATCAAGGTGGTAGCCCAGATAGATGACGGTGGACAGCTTGGGTTAGTGATGGATCTTATTCCATCGAGTTTTGCTAACTTAGGATTGCCGCCCTCTTTAGCCAGTTGTACCCGTGATACCTTTGCTGGACAGACTGAATTTAGCTTAGACACCATTGTTAATGTGGCCAAACAGATGTCTGAAGTGATGGTTCATCTACATCATAATGGGGTCAGTCATGGCGATCTCTACGCTCACAATACGATGTTAGAGAAAGGGATGAATAACGGGTTAGAGCAGGAAGCTGACAGCAAGAACTCGGCATTGTTTGGTGATTTTGGTGCGGCTTCGAACTTGTTGCTATTGCCAACAATCCAGAGAGAGGCGATGGAAAGTATCGAGGTGCGTGCTTTTGGTTGCCTGTTGGATGATATGCTTACCCAAACTAAACAGCAAAACAGTGGGAGTGAAAATACCCATAGTGAGCTGTTTAATTCGTTAACGAGTCTGAGCCAAGTGTGTATGCAAGCACAGTTTCATATGCGCCCGAGTTTTACTGAGATAACAACAGAGTTACAAGCTTTGCATCATAAGACACAAGGCTTGGCTGATTTAGTCGTTTAG